From Calliphora vicina chromosome 3, idCalVici1.1, whole genome shotgun sequence:
TCGAGTTCCTCGTTGTTGACTTGAACGCCAGCAAGAAGTTTTTCGTTTTTGGCTTTAGAAGTTTCATGAACTTCTCTAGAATTTTCGTGAACTTCAGTTATGAGCTTCTcgttgttgactctagaagtttTGTTGGCTTCTTTAAAGTTtccatcatagcagcaaacattGTGATTAAATCCACGCAGTTTGTTGTTGCACAGGTACAGACTTCCACATATTCTTTATACCAACATTCGTATGTTCCGATGTCAACCGCTTGAATTCATCTATGGGCCTCTTCTGTAATACCGCCTTATTAAATGCTGttgtttcaaataattttcaatcccacttctgacatatttttcaatcccacttctgaccttttaaaaatggtgatttatttcctttaaataaaccggattcttGTAACTGTAAATAAAAGCGACCAGTagttaaaaaatacaacaatttaaatagtcactctcctttaatacacacacttatattAATACTTATAACAGCGCCTAGGATACACTGACTCCTCAGCAaatcgctgttactatttacatacatatatacacagtCTTCAACCTTCAATTTCATCAATGATCACCTAGATCATTTAAAACTGGTACACAGTCAAtattgtcatacttataaaaaatgttaataacagcgtgctatcaacattgttgataagtagaagtttctactcaaggaaatgtttataaacatgatgaatgttgcaagacGCCATTACAAaccgttaaattaaaattgataattCAGTTTCGTAACAGTATAATACAAAAACCTCCAAGATGGTTGATATACTTATTTTCGGAAGGggatcttatgtgggagctatggccaattatctACTGATCGTCACAAAATCCATACAACGGATCTGTGTATTTTTGTAAGATATTTATGttggttaatgtgtttttcggaagtggtccttatatggacCGCTATtgtcaattatgaaccgatattTATACAATTTGGAAAGGCGGTTTTTGTGTACATGGATTACGTAATTTGTTAAagatttatgaaaattataaacgcctcaaatattttttaagtgggCCTTTCTGAAGAACtgtcatttaaattgaaaaaggaatttttggtcacaatgttaataaacaataccatattatatatcatataaacggtattttgaagcactattcaatgatacccaaAATGATCagataattttctaaatatatgagaaatttactattataGGTACATGTATATTGACATTATAACTATACCTAATAAACAAAGAGAAAGCATGCAaacattttaaccaaaaaaatattataatgcaAGCTGTTGCAATGATCTTGATCTTGATAAAAATCAACTTTAATCACTTGATTTCAAGTATTAGTTTTGGATTAGTAGTGGAGTAACTTGCTGCCAGTACCCCGTACTCAGTCCTAGTGCTAGGGAACGCATTCTTCaccattaaatttaaagaaaatctaatTTTCTTTTGCGAATTCttccaatttttattaaatttagatattgtttaaattttaactgttgtactttattaattcataataatagttgaccaaaaaagatattaacaattttgttaaataaatatcaaaaatgattttgtataattttgtttttttcaggcAGTTAAATATTCTTAAGACGTACGAACTTCTtagacaaaattaaattaaaatacgtttgaaaaagttcaaattaaaaaaaaaatcattacaaaTGCTGTTTAAATGACTAAATAGTTGAATAATAAGATGTAGAAAAAGAAACAACCCTCTTAGACGGGCACAACTATAACTAGAAACACTTGATAAAAAAGTGCGCTctcaatatttataattataaatgtcTGCTAGTGGTATAAGGGTTTAAGATTTGCTCTTTGTAGCTGCAGCTTCCCGTTCCATAGCACGTTGTTTAGCCTTTTCGTAAATGGGCATCAATTGGCCACGTTCTcccaacatttttaacaattctaCTATGAATGGCAAGTAGTTGTGTTTACGTCGAACATTCTCGATGCGATAACGCTTACGTTTCTCTACTTCATTGTCCACTAGAAAGCGTAGCTTCGCTATTTCTGTTTCACGATCATCATCCGTTTCCATGGCCTCTTCGCCACCACTGAGCAATTTATCAATTTGTTGCTGATAGATTTTCTGACGATCCGAAACAATGGCCATTAGATTGAAGTGAATCTCACCTTCGCTGTATTTATTCATCCGCTTTTCAATTATGGGACGTACGACATCAATCCAATTTTGTCCAGTGCCAACGGCACCCAAATCAATAGGACCTTCTTTCAAACCATCCAATTCATAGAGGCGACCATCAATTGGTACATAGCCTATAAAATGATAGACATCTTCATCTTTATTCTGGTTTTTCGAATCGAGTTCGAAGAGTGTTTGGCGTGCAAAACTATTGTGGACAGTGCGAATTTGTGATGCATTACTTAACGTTAAACCCTTGTTGTAGGGATCGAAGAATTgacaaaattctttgaaatttgATAAGGTTTCGCCTAATTTAATGTCCTCATGCTTGCAATTGAGCAAAATGCTCAAAATAGCTTGGGTAGCACACGCGTTGTTGATGACTTGTTTGGCAAAGAATATCTTTTCTAAGCGATTGTCTTTAACCACTGTTCCTGCTGGCTCATCGTCTTGCACCCACTTAAAAAGGAAAATAAGACCGTGTATCGGTTCCAGTCTTTTAAATGTCTCCTCATCTAATGACCAAATTTCTTCTACTTGAGCTCCCTCACAACCTAGAAGAAAACACAATAAACAATCAACTTGCAAATCTTCTGCCATTTTAGGAAAGCCGGTTTAGTTTATAAACTTACCGAATTCTTTAATCAATTCGGTAAACACTCCTGGATCACTTTCGATTAAACACCAGTTTCCAGCAGCTTCCATTTTTTGTATTCTTTATTTAATTGGTGTACAGTCTTTTGCAAATAATAaactaatgttttttttttgcacattcgttacaaatgacaaaatttgcaATCTCACAAAGCATTGTTGTCGCTATGTTTTTAGTCCTCATCCCCAGTTAACGCTTTTGTATTCCCAAAACTCCTCAGCAACATGATACTAAAGCCAAGTATGAAGAGAGCTATATatcggagctatgaccaattaccgatcgatcctcacaaaatttggtagtaTGATTTAGGtatttataaaagttatttgatttaatgtttaaattaaaatgtattccCATTTACccaaaaaattctatatttggGGATAAATCGCCAAAATAGACAACACTCATTTCACAAACCAAAAACAAAGACCACTGTTGCACAAATATGTAGTAGCAAACCTGCTTTATCTACTCATAAATACGAAAATGGCTCATCAAACTGATTTGCAAAATCCTTTTTTCCACGGCAGCGCAAAAATGAATCTGCTTGAAAGTCGGCTGTCAAGCGCTGAATtttgtttgcatattttttcacatattgatatacttaaattattttgaaatttcgacTATTCATTCCATTTTATTGATGTGAAAAACgcattttataacattttaacaacaaacatttaatattaaaaatcagtTAGTCgacttttcaacttttttggGATAACAGAATCGATTGTTTGTCCTTTTTCTGAACAATAAGTCGATTTAGACTTTTGTGCACAAAAactacaataaattttttagtcgGAAAAAATCGAGCAAACGTTATCCCAATAAAGgctattaattgaaaaaaggtcTTAAAGTCAAAAAGGACCGACCGTgccaaattgttaaaaaataatttaagttttaatttaatgatttaatattatagaaaaaataaaaatttaaaaaaaaaatagtttttctcatCAATAAATCTGGCAatcatgtattttttaaattaaaattgggtaaatatgCTATTTTCATAATTAAGCAAAATAAACTCTTTTTGGTTTCCACTGTAAAACCCTAATAATTAAAGTTTGGGAACTTCTGCTTTGCACTGTTTTTGTCAGTGTTGACAGATTAGGGAATTTATTCCCAAATTGAGGATTCTTTTCTCGTAATTGGCgatgaaagttgttttttttttaatttaaaaaagtcatcaaaatgtagtaaatttttttagagtCCCCAAAATGTATTGTGTTCCAAATATATTAAGTCCCATGTCTGCTTTATGGTAggatagaaaattttacattgggGATAAGATACGATCAAATCTGGTAGCCCTGGTGTTTGTCAATCtacaaaatttttcacaaattattttaatctGGCAATGCTGTAGCGTCCGccatgaaaagaaaaataaatttcgctGTCGTATTGagaaaaaattctacaaaaatttacatttttctacTCATTAACTACACATAAAAAATagtgaaaatgttataaaaaacttaaataaacagtatattatttaaaaattctaaatttcttaCGAGTGTGCCACAATTTAATGACGAAAATATGAAGAACAAGTTTATGATTGCAACGCGAACAGACTTTTTgcgaatgaaaatttttattgggAAGTGGTGGTTTTGTGTGTAATTGGAGTTTTTTTTCCCTTCATATTgataattcaacaaaaaaattgtttgttaaaaagtattacttgaaaaaaataatagataatTCTATTAtagatagaaaaaaaaaactaaaataaaaaaaaaacaaataaaatataaattaactaAACAGTTGAAACGACAAAATAAATTATGGTGGTCTCCAAAGACTCCAAGCGTAAACGCAAGGAGTCGTCACCGCCAGCGACACCACAGCAACAATCTACAACGGCTGTAGAGTCATCACCAGAAATGCCCAAAAGGTAAAATGTGTTAATTTTGCACTACTATTTGTTATAATAGCCAAAGAACATGAGTTTAATTAATTCtcaaccatttaaaaaatatactccAGTTAAaccatttttgttgttttaattcatTCGCTTTTCGCATTGTGGATACTATTATATCTGTGCAtaatgttgttcttgttgttgttgtgtgtatattttaattgtaataCGTTAAGGTGTTTGTCGATCGACTGTTTGCTAAAAGTGTAGTTAGTTGTTGAAAGAAAGAACATTTTGTATGGTGGGGAGATGTTTGTTGATACGATACGAGTAGGTTAGTTCAGTTtagtttatttcattttgaatggGTGACGTTGAAgcatttctttttcattttttttgctattttttttttcataatagtGTTGCATTTATTCggttattttcgttttttatttttataaaaaagtgggGGTGGGTACTGCTTTTATTGAGATGACTGtgtaaatgcatgtttttttttatttaaattttgtatatttttttctcatagTGTTATTCATAAGATTCAATTTATAGAGTAATAATTTCAAAGATATTTAATAGATATAGATAAGATGGTTCGTATTCATTAAAAGATTTTATCTTAAGTTCGTCATTAGCCTATTTCAATGGATGAGCACGATtggtaaataatttatttaatacctATTAGATTTGATTAATTTAACATACCtatgtacatataaacacaTAGGTATATGCTATATTAAGATGACCGCATTTCTAATAAATAAGACACAAAAAAGTTCTCAACTATAATGAATCCGAAGTTTGTTATAAGAAGATGGCATACTACAGTGCAAGCTCGGTATTCGCGACTACCCATTATCGCGACGGCACAATTATCGCGACTgcttattttttaacattgcagGTTCTATAATCGCGACAGTTTACTAAAAACGGGTTCTATTTTCGTAATTGGGTGAATTACAAGCTGCATAAGTCTTCGGTTTACCGCATTACAAAGCAGGAAAATTCATTAAAGAAGTTCGTTCGTACAACAGAAAGTGGCCGTGGCAAACGTTGCACCTTAAATAAAGCTGAGTACCCAAGAATGGAAAAATGCTTTATAAgtggtttttaaaataaacgtaaaaaaatatttcaatatcagCAACGATTTTACGATCAAAAGCCAGTCATTTGTATTCCAAAATTTATCAAACCAATTCAGGTTTAAATGCCAGTGAAGGATGGTTGAAGAAATTTAAGCGTCGACATGGAATTCGATTTTTAAACATTACAGGCGAGAGAAATTGTCTTCGAAACCTCATCTTATTGATCAATTTGTCGAGTCCTGTTTATATTATAGGATGCTTTCAAATCACACACTTGTCACATGTAATGAGAAAATGGCTCCcggaagaaaaatatataaagagcGAATGTTGACATAAACAACTCGATTCAAAAAGAGTTTCATGTTGAAAGTAATGAGGAGCAAATGGAATTATCGGATACGGAATCAGAAGATTTATACAATAGTATAAATTCTATGATTcatgaagaaaacaaaattaaagtggTCGATTATATAACAGCGAAAAACATAGGCTTTGGAAAATGATAAGCCGACAACAACACTATATGAACTACGTAATtcagttgttattttaaaaaataatttccaaaatagcaactcaaaatatccaatttctttaaaaaaaatttaaattgtaaatacctatatcaataaaaacaattctaattttaaaaattacataaaatttttcaataaaattttgggTTCTGTTATCGCGAAAATTCAGTTTTCGCTACAGGTCTGGTTATTAATTAGTCGCGAATATcaggtttatttatttcatttattttagatTGTAAGCCCTTGGGGCCTAATTAATCCAGCTTAATCATATGACAAATACAAACTTTTATTATATagatataaaattcaaattaaattttaaaatttcagtatatatgtattatttatattttttattattatttttttgcacaaatgttgaaaactaaacaaaattaaattaaaaataacaatttgtattGTGGCTAAAGTTTACAGCTTCTATAGATTTTGTAAtacaatatttctaaattttgataTGAATTTGAATTCCATAGTCTCGATATCATAATCTGGGAGCAATATCTAGGTGTAATTTGCACTGTATTTTCTCTAAGACCACTGGTGAATTcagtgaatattttatttatttaaaaatgctattagaatatttcaataaataaaaaatttcaactaaaaaatcatactgaaagaggcttaaccgactcttaggcattcggcgcaggtctcttcacgataacacaataaacatagataaataaataaaccttgtGAATagaccaaatataaaaaaaattttaattaatattttgttgcaaatcgatCCTTATTTCGGCAATTTTCCAATAATCCCATCAATTTTATGAATTGGCCCAattccttgaccagaaaagctaCCCCAGACCATTaattacattgcctcctccatgtttaattgttcctttgcaatacttaggatgCAGTCTTTCTCCTTTGGGCTTTGGTATACTCCAGTCTAGCtgtcttgttcttagctgatgtaaatgtttttttttactggtCTTTGGTTGAATAATCCGGCTTCTACAGCTCTTCTACTGATTGTTTtatcgctaacgcataatcttaaacttgttcttACTTGACTAGCTCttttctagattgctcttttgatcaccGAATCATCATATCGTGTGATTTTACGAGGACATCCTTCAGAATGCACCGGTGATATGCGACCAGTCTGCAAAAACTTAGAAAAGAGCttggaaataacaaaaaagacccgtcttccagtcttcaatagctttaattttaatacactGGAGTACTTTATCttctggaatttttaaaaacattcgtTGTGAATTCCGTTaactcacattgcaaatatTCAGTAgcgtagtaaaatttttaaacatcttataagtgggtgcttttgttttgtccgttgcgttttgtgtttttatgtgatttatcattttaaattaatttttcataaaattatcttttactaaataaatattatatgaaTATTAAGAATatgagttaataaaatatatacaaaatacatcccaaaaaagctttttttatcaaaaaaaattatgatttgaaaaatcatttgagagtgtgctttagttatggccgatACTGTAAGTCTGGAacaaaaaccacaacaataaaatcatttttcaaaGTGGCTTTGTTGATGGCTTCaacaaatattgtaatattcttaataaattttaataatctaTTCGACTATGgttgataataaaataaaattacaaaaatatctatattccATTACTACCCGTTGAAATGCTatgaagttttaaattaaaacccaTATTTAGAAATCCACAAAAGTTAAAGATCCTAGACTTGATCATTatatatgttttataaaatgaattaactgcgtagaattttattaaattcggAGGAGATGAAGAAAAAGCCttcattgattttaaaaaatgataactcacaaataaacaattttaactttATAACATTTTAACGTATCCCAATAAAGCACAAGCGCTTTCTGCCAC
This genomic window contains:
- the Uch-L5 gene encoding ubiquitin carboxyl-terminal hydrolase isozyme L5, with the protein product MEAAGNWCLIESDPGVFTELIKEFGCEGAQVEEIWSLDEETFKRLEPIHGLIFLFKWVQDDEPAGTVVKDNRLEKIFFAKQVINNACATQAILSILLNCKHEDIKLGETLSNFKEFCQFFDPYNKGLTLSNASQIRTVHNSFARQTLFELDSKNQNKDEDVYHFIGYVPIDGRLYELDGLKEGPIDLGAVGTGQNWIDVVRPIIEKRMNKYSEGEIHFNLMAIVSDRQKIYQQQIDKLLSGGEEAMETDDDRETEIAKLRFLVDNEVEKRKRYRIENVRRKHNYLPFIVELLKMLGERGQLMPIYEKAKQRAMEREAAATKSKS